CAAGCTGGTGACCCTCGACGTCGCCGACCGTTTCCTCGAGGCGCTGACCGGGGTGACCAATCCCGAGGGCAAGCGCAAGATCATCGGCCGCGAGTTCATCCGGGCGTTCGAACGCGTGGTTCGCGACACCCTGGGTGCCAGCGAGGGCGAGATCGAGTATCTGGTGCAGGGCACGCTGTACCCGGACGTCGTGGAATCCGGTGGTGGCGCGGGCACCGCCAACATCAAGAGCCACCACAACGTCGGCGGCCTGCCCGACGATCTGAAGTTCAAGCTCGTCGAGCCGCTGCGGCTGCTGTTCAAGGACGAGGTTCGCGCGGTCGGCCGTGAACTCGGCCTGCCAGAGGAAATCGTTGGGCGCCAACCGTTCCCGGGGCCGGGTCTGGGCATCCGCATCGTCGGCGAGGTAACCGCCGACCGACTGGACACGTTGCGCCGGGCCGATGCGATCGCCCGCGAGGAGCTCACCGCCGCCGGCCTGGATCAGCAGATCTGGCAGTGCCCGGTGGTGCTGCTGGCCGACGTGCGTTCGGTGGGTGTGCAGGGCGACGGGCGGACCTACGGTCACCCGATCGTGCTGCGGCCGGTGTCCAGCGAAGACGCCATGACCGCGGACTGGACTCGCGTGCCTTACGAAGTGCTGGAACGCATTTCGACTCGGATCACCAATGAGGTGCCCGAGGTCAACCGGGTGGTGCTGGATGTCACCAGCAAGCCGCCGGGCACCATCGAGTGGGAGTGATCCTTCCCGCGAGCGGTTCTACGTCGGCTCGGCCGTGTTCGCGGCGGCCTTCTCGACGTACTCGGTCAGCATCTGACTGACCACGGATTCGATGGTCGATTCGATCGAGGCCGCCAAGGTTGCGCTCACCGCGGAGACGGCCTGGGTGCGGAACCGGATCAGCATCGTGATCAGTTCGGCCACTTCGGTATCCGCGGGCAGGGACTCGCCGGGCTTGATCTTCTCGGACACCTGATCCACCCCGGCCTGCACGAGGATCGAGCTGATCTGATCCAGGAGCGGCACCACCCGCTCGTGCACGTCGATCAGGGTGTCGATCGGCACGCCGTACTGCCGGACCTCATTGAACGCCTCGATCAGCTTGGGCCGCACGATGATCGCCTCATCTGAGGTCTTCTCGAGCCTGATCACGCCGTTGCCGGTCAGCCGGTCGAACGCGGCGTCGTCGTCGATCAGGCGCTTGGCCTCGGGCAGCGGCATGCGTTGGGGTTTCTCGGTGGCCCAGTTGCCGGCGATGGCGTCCTCCAGACCCAGCACGTCACCGATGTCCTTGCCCTGCTCCCAGGCACTGAGCATCTCGTGGACGTGGGCGATGTTGTAGCCCCGATCCAGCATCGAGGTGATCAGCCGCAGCCGGGTCAGGTGCGTGTCGTTGAACAGCGCGATCCGGCCGACCCGTAGCGGGGGATGCAACAACCCCCGGTCGCGGTAGACCCGGATATTGCGGGTGGTGGTATCGGCCAGCCGCGCGAGTTCCTCGATCCGGTACTCGCCCGACGCGGCGGCGCCGTGGGGCTGGACGGCGGCGTCGAAGAGCTGGGACACCGCCGTCTCGATGACGTCACGCGATCCGCGCCGGATCTGCCGGGGCGCCCGGCGCAGACCGGTCAGGATGGTCGAGATGGCGCCCGCCGACTGCCGGGGCTGTTTGGCCGCCATCACGCCGAGGAGCTGATCGCGACGCGTGCGTCGCGCGCTGAAGTCGGATTTGGCGCACCCCGCACCGCTACGTCATAGTCGCCGAGCCGGAAATCCCGCATCTGTCGAAGATACTGGGTGGCGGTTCCGGGATACATCGACGCGTTGAATCCGTCCGCGGTCAGGTACCAGCTGGTGCATCCCGACATCCAGGTGGTTTTCGTCAGTCGCTGCTGCAGCCGGGCGTTGTACCGCTGTTGCACATCGGCGCGCACGTCGAGGTGGCGAAGGTTCTTGCGCAGGATCGTCCTGATTCCGGTGACGGCGTAGTCGATCTGACCCTCGACGTAGACGAGCAGCGAGTTGTGGCCCGGCCCGGAGTTGGGCCCGGTCATCAGGAACAGGTTCGGGTACCCGTGGGCGTTGATGCTCTTGTACGCCTGGGCTCCGCCCTTCCATTCGTCGGCCAGCGAGCGTCCGCCCAGGCCGGTGACCGGGTACGGCGGACCCGTGAGGTGCACGTCGAACCCCGTGGCGAACACGATCGCGTCGAGGTGGTGTTCGATGCCGTCGCTGGTGCGGATGCCCACGGGGCTCATCGTCGCGATGGGCCAGTCGATGAGCTTGCAGTTGTCGCGCTGCAGGGCCGGGTAGTAGTCGCTCGACACCAGCATTCGTTTGCAGCCAGGGGTGAAGTCCGGGGTCAGCTGCCTGCGCAGCCACGGGTCGGACACCTGCCGGCGCAGATGCGCCTTGCCGAGCCGGGCCACGAGCCCGGTCAGCGGGGTATCCCACACCATCGCCGTGGCGCTGGCTTCATGGCCCCAGAATAGGATCTGGCGGGCAAGTTGTTGTACCGCAGGCACTTTCGCGAACAACGTGCGGGCCGCCGCAGGAGTGGCGATGTCCAGACGCGGGATCACCCAGCCCGGCGTCCGCTGGAACACCTTGACGAAGCCCGCGGTCTTCACCAACTCCGGGATGATCTGCACGGCACTGGCCCCGGTGCCGATGACGGCGACGCGCTTGCCGGTGAAGTCGTAGTCGTGATCCCAGTTCGCACTGTGGATCTTGTGGCCCTGGTAGCTGTCGAGTCCGCGGATGTCGGGCCACTTGTGGTCGGGCAGGGGGCCGGAGGCCAGGACGACGGTACGAGCCCGAAAACGCTTGCGGCCGGTGGTCTTGACCGTCCAGACGCCCTCGGCGTCGTCGAAGGACAGCCCGTTCACCTCGATGCCGAACTGGATGCGCCGGCGCAGGTCGAACGAGTCGACCATGTCCTCGATGTGCCGGCGGATCTCACCGGCCGGCGAGTAGGCCCGCGACCAGTCCGGGTTCTTGACGAACGAGAACGAATACAGCAGCGACGGAATGTCGCACGCCGCACCGGGATAGGTATTGTCGCGCCACGTCCCGCCGACACGGTCCGAGCGGTCCAGGATCACGAAGTCGTCGACGCCGGCCTCGATGAGCTTGATGGCGGTGCCGATGCCGGTAAACCCGGCGCCGACGATCAGGGTGTCATATGTGCGCATGTCAGGCCGCCGGCTCGTGGGTCAGTTCTTTGAACCAGGTCGGTATCGGCCGCAGCAGGGTCTTCGGATAGCGGTCCGAGGCCCACACCATGGGGTTGGCAATCCAGTGGTAGGGGTGGCGCGGGTTGGTGACCATGCGGCCGTGCAGTTTGAGCAGCTGATAGGTCGGCACCCGCCAGGTGTACTCACCGCGGCCGCCGATCTCCTTGAAGCGCATCATCGCCTTGTAGAGCTTCTCCGGCTGCAGGCCCATGTCGACGATGTTGTTGCGCATCCGGTTGAGCAGTGGCACGTACATGAGAGTCCCGATGATCACGCCGGGAGAGGCCACGTTGCCGACGAACTCGACCGCCAGCCTCCGCAGGGTGGAGTTGCCGATCATGTTGAGCACTTCGAAATCGACTGCGATATGCCGGGATTCGTCGTTGTTGATCTTCTCGAAGACCTGGTGGCAGACGGGGTCGTCGACCTCTTCGAGCAGGAACTTCAACAATGCGCCGTCGAGGGCCACCTCGAGCATCGGGATGACCGTGCCGAGGACCGACAGCGACATGTGGTCGGAGAAGGTGTCCAGCCACTCGATGGCCAACCGGATGTTGACGTTGGGCTCCGGCATCTCGCCGTCCTCGAGCATGCCCCAGCGCTTCATCAGGGCCAGCTCGGCATTGGCGTGGCGCTGCTCTTCGGCGTGGAAGTAGCGGTAGATCTCGGCGATGGTCGGGTTCGGCGCCTTCTTGGCCAGTGCGGCGAATCCGCGGGCGCCGACATTCTCGATCCAGCACAGGTCTGCCATGAAAGCCTTGAGCTTGGGCCGCATCTCGTCGGTGATGGTCTCGGCGCCCGGTGCATCCCAGTCGATGTCGGCCAGCGCCCACTGGCGATCCTTGATCTTTGCCAGCATGCGTTCCATATCCATGGCCATGGCTAAACCTCCTCGCGACTGGTGACGCGGGTCGTCAGACCCACGGCTCGGGTGTAGATCGTCGGGGTGAGTCGTTTGATGCCCCAACCGATCCGGGCGTCGGGTTGCGGCATGCAGTACAGACCGCCCCGGTCGTTGGTGTCCAGGCACATCCGGGCGACGCGCTCGGGGGAGAACCCGGTCCAGCGCATCAGCCGGTCGGCCAGCTGCGTCGATTGGGCCGTGATCCGGCCGGCCTCGACGATGTTGGTCTTGACGAACGTGGGGCACAGCACCGTGACGTTGATGCCGGTGCCGGCCAGCTCGGCGGCCAGGGTCTCGGACAGCGACAGTGTCCCGGCCTTGCTGACGTTGTAGGCGGCCATTCCCGGCGCCGCGCCGAACGCGGCGGCCGACGCGACGTTGATGATTCCGCGTGGCTGATCACCCTCTGCCGCACGAAGAATCGGCGTGAACACGTGGCAGCCGTGAATCGGTCCCCACAGGTTGATGCCGAGCACCCAGTTCCAGTCGTCGAGGGTGACCTCGCCGATGGGCTGCCCGCCCGCGCCGACACCCGCATTGTTGACGACCAGGGACGGCGGGCCGTCGAACCAGGCTTGCGCGGCATCGGCAAGCCGGCTGACCTCCTCGATCCGGGAGACGTCGCAGCGCACCGCGGTGGCCTGACCGCCGTCGGCGACGATGGCGTCGGCCGTGGCACCGGCGGCGGCCTCGTCGATGTCGCTGCAGACCACACGTCCGCCACGGGTGGCCAGTTCGCGCGCGAATGCGGCGCCGATGCCGCTTCCCGCGCCGGTGACGACGGCGTTCGCCTGCCGGCTGCGCTTGCGCCCCGGTCCGAAGATGTTCATCACGCCACCTCGATGGTGTTGCAGCGCAGGGACTCTGAGATGAACCCGGCGGCATGTTGCATGGCCGGGACGGCTTCCGGGCTGAGTCGGGGTAGGGCTTGGAAGACGTGTACCTGATCGGGCCACACTTGGAGTTCGGCATCGCCGCCCGCGGTTCGGATGTCCGCGTCGAGCGTGCGGGCATCGGTGACCAGCATCTCGGCGCCACCGGCCTGGATGAGGGTTCGCGGCAGTCGTCGGCCGCCCGCGACATCGAGCGCAAGGCGGGGATGGTCGGCATCGATACGGCCGCAATACAATTCGACGAGGCGGGCGGCATCGGCAGCCCGGATCGCCGGATCGGGCGCCAGGCTTTCTCTGGCTCGGGCGAGCGCGAACGTCAGGTCGATCAGCGGCGAGAACAGCACGAGGCCGGCCGGGTGTGCGGTGTCGGGCTGCAGCAGCAGGTCGACGGCCAGATGCCCGCCCGCGGAATCCCCGGCCATCACGATGCGGTCCGGGCGGAGCCCGCGTTCGGTGCACAGCCAGTCCCAGCCGGCGCGGGCGTCGTTGGCGGCGGCGGGGAACCGGTGTTCGGGGGCCAGCCGATAGTCGAGGCAGAACACCGGGAGGCCGGTCAGTCGCGACAGCCACGCGGTCAACCGCCGGTGGGTCCGTGGTGAGCACAGTGCGAACCCACTGCCGTGCAGGTAGTAGATGGCGCGCTCACCCTCGGCGACGCCGGGGCCGCGCACCCATTCGCCCACCACGCGTCGGCCGTCGGCCATGCGGACGTCGACGGATTCGACCCGGGTGCCGGACAGTGACGGTCCGAACGTGGACATGATCCGGGCGATCAGACGACGTGATGTCCACAATCCCCAGCTGGTATCCGGCGGCAGCGCGGCGCTGATCTGGCGGAGGGTCAGGCCGCTTGCCCTGGATGCGCCGCGGGACCGCAGTGATCCGCGTCGGGGTACGGCCGGGTGAGCGCCGGTGGTTCCGGACATGGGGCCTCCTCGTCGAAGCGTGCGAGGAGTACATCAGTAATTGATGACATTTGTCAATGTCATCAATTGTCGATGGTGCTAGAGGGGTCTGGCCTGGCCGGGTTCAGCGGGGCGGATCGCCCTGCCACCGAAAACTGTTGACGTACTTGCCCATATCCAGCGCCAGCTGGAGGTTGGCCCCGGACGGCTTCCCGATTCCGGAATCGGGCCCGAATTCGCGATATGGGCCGACGGCCGAGGCGATGAGCGCGAGATCGTTCTTCACCGCCACCATCACGATCACGCGCATCCGGCTGTAATTCATGGCGGCTCCCTGCGGCCAGCAGTCGGCCACCAGGCCGAAGCCCGGTTGATAGCCGACCATGGCGTTGGGGATCTCGTAGGCGGTCTTCGTGTCGGGGAAGGTCTGCTCGACGAGAGAAGTGGCGATGTCCTGCGGGGTCCGGTTCCCTGCGGGTTGGCTGATGAGTTGCAGCATTCCGCCGTCACCCCCGGTGAACTCCGCCATCACCCCGTTGCGCTGGGTCGTCACCTTGTACGCGGCGTTGGCCACCGGGTAGGAAACCGAGAAGCTGTCGTCCGGTGCGGTGAACACCGGGTTCACCGCCACCGGCTCCCCCGTGGGCGGTGCCCCGCAGTCCGGCGGGCACATGTACCGCGCGGGTGGCTCGCTCATCATTCCCGAGAGCGAGACCAGCACGATGGCCACCACGGCGATCCCGGCACACAGGATGGCCAGCAGTTTGATGGCCGGGGCCTTGCGCACGCCTTGGGCCCGCCCGACGGCGATGGGCACCGCGTAGCCAGGGAAGAACGTCGTCATTCGACATCCGATCCCGGATCACGAACCGGCCGGTGCTCGCGGCGCTCGGATCGGGAGGACCGTGACGACGCGTGGGTGGCCGCGCCGCAGACCGCGCAGAACGCCATGTCGGGCACGACATTTCCGCAGCGCGGGCAGAGAATCGGTTTGTCGGAGGCGAATTCGTCCTGCGCTTCGTGCAACAGGGCCAGATGCAATCCGATGCGCAGCAGGAGGACCGCCACGAGGGCAATCGTGAGGTGTATCCCGAGTTGCAGCCATTGCGGCACACGTGCGATGTCGATGAGCCCGAGCGCGGCGTAGACGGCGAGGACGGCGAAAGCGAAGGAGAACAATGCCAGTCGGACGTAGCCCACGTGTTTGTCGGCCTTGGTCGCGGGCCGGGTGAACCACAACGCCGCGCCGATCAGTCCGCCGACGGCTGCCGCGGTCAACGGCACCGCCACCCCGCGGATGCCCGCTTCGACCAGGAGGCCCGACATCGGGCGGTTGCGGGCCACCATCCCCGCACTCAGCTGCGGGGCCAGCCGGGTCAGGGTGGCGGCGGCGGTGAATGCCGTCGCGCCAAGGGCGCCGATCATGAAGCCGTCCAACGATTCCCGGGTCGGCGGCCGGAACAGACGGATCGCCACCGCGGGCACCAGCATGAGCACGAGTCCACCCAGCGGTATGCCCAGCCCGTGGCGCAGGATCCGGAAACCCGATATGCCCGAACCCAGTGGGACGCCGTAGGAGCGGGCCATCATCGTGCCGGTGAGAAGCACCCAGCCGACGCCCAGTCCGATGCCCAGTACCGCGGTGAGCACCAGTGTCGTGGCCGGCAGGTCTCTGAAGGCGTCGGACTCCTGGAGGTAGATCACGAACAGCAGCGGTAACCCCAACGCCGCGACGGCGATCAGAGCCGCCGGCAACCGCAGCAACGCGCAGGCCACCAACCCGGCGAGCAGCATCAGCATCGCGATCCGGAACGGGGTTCGGGACCGTTGTGACAGGTGCGGGAACAGAGAGGTGGTGATCGACGGGCGCAGCAGATGCTCTTCGGGTGCGACGCAGGAAGCGTCGAGCCGCAACCATTCCGGGCCGTCACCCTGTTCCTTGTCGAGGTGCACGCCGCAGTAGCCGCAGTACTTGCCGTCGGGCACGTCGATCTTGCAGACCCGGCACTCGGTGGTGGGGACGTCTTCGTCGTTCCGCGGTGTTTCGGTCATCGCCCTGTCTTCTGCAACACGAGAAGGTTTCTGACCAGATTCTCCACGTCGGGTGTCCCGAGTCCGGTCGCCATGTCGTAGCCGGGCCCGGCATCGGCCACCGCGTTACCCCCGAGGGTCACGTCCCGAAACGCCGGGAACTGCGCACCCTGGGCGATCCGGTAGAGCTGCGGGTTGAGATCGCCGATCAGCCGGCCGCCGTTGTCGATCAGGTACTGGTTCATCACCGCCGTCAGGCCGGCCCAGATCGGCGCCGACTGCGATGTGCCGCCACCGACGAGGTTCTTCTGGTTGAACACGATCCGGACTCCGGTGAAGGGATCGGCCACCGCCGCGACGTCCGGGGTCAACCGGCGCCCGGCAGCGTCGTCGGAGGCGTCCGGACTGGACACCGCGCGTTGCCATTCCGGGCGATCGAACAACGCGGAGACACCGCCGCCGGTGCCCAGCGACAGCGGTACGTCGAACCAGGTCTGCTCACCCAGCCAGCGGCCGTCGGAGGTGGTGGACAGCGTGGTCCCGCCGACGTCGGTCATCTCGGGCAGGGAGGCGACCGAGTCCAGGCCGATGTCGTCGGGGCCCGGGGGTGACGACCAGTTCTGTCCCCCTTTGCATTCCAGGCCGGCGAGATCGCCGCTGGCATTGAAGGCGGTGGTGCCCCGGGTGTGGGCGTTGGCCAAGGCCGAGCGCACCGGGGCCAGATCGGCTGCGGTGAGCAGCTTGTCGCAGCCCCAGCCGATCGAGAAACTCCACACCGCGCCGGGGAACTGCCGATCCGCGGATTCGAGCATCTGCCCGATCTTCTCGTAGGCGCCGTCGCCCTCGACCGTGGGCCGCGCGTTGATCACCACCTTGCGCGCGTCCGGCGCAATGGCATGTGCGACTTCGAGATCCATCGTGGTCTCGCCACGCGGTTCGCCCGGTTGCCCACCGATCAGCACAGGTTTGAGCGGCGGGAGGTTCCACAGCGTGGTGAAGCTGTCGAGGTCGGCCTGGTCATACCCGTCGAACGAGAAGATCACGATCGTGGTGCCCTTGCCGGTGTAGCCCCGGGCAGCCAGTCCGGCGGCGTTGTAGGTGCTGAGCAATGCCGCCGGGGTCAGGCCCTGATCCGGCACGTCCAACGGAAAGAACGACGGCCGCGACATTTTGTGCGGGGTGTAGCCGAGGATCCGGCCGAGTTCGGCGACCTGGTTCTTCAGCGGCCCGGGCACTTTCGGCTGATGGGGTGAGGCGTAGAACACCTGGCCCTGTCGGCCGCGATAGTCGTGGATGCTGACATCGAAGGCCTCCGCGACGTTCTCGGGAGCGCCTTCGACGATCGCCCAGGACTGGCCGGGCCGCCACCGCACCGACAGATCCCGGGCGTGGGCCCAGTGCATCAACGTGTCCGGCCGGGCGGATGGCTCCGGTGCCGGCCGCAGTGTCATGGTGAGTTGCACCGGCCCCCGGTGTGCCGGGCCGAGATCGGTCGATGCACCCAGCAACGATGCGTATGGCCCGTCGATCGTGGCCGACGTATCAGGTACCGGCGCGTCCCGAAGGTCCGATGCCAGCACCAGCACGCCGGCCATGATCAGACCGAGCAGCCAGTGACGGGTCACTGTGCGCAAAGCCGCGTACCCCGCGACTCTGCGTGTTTAGTTGTCGCCGGGAGGCGCGGTGGGTGCCGGGGGAGCGATCACCTGAGGCGAGAACGGATTCGGGCCGTTGGGATCGATGCGCGGCGCCTTCTCGGTCGGCTCGACCGGCGGAGCGGGGGTGGCCGGCGGGGCGGTGGTGGTGGTCGTCGTCGTGGTCGGCGTGGTGGTCTCGGGACCCTTCTCTTCCTCGGTACCGCACGCTGCGGTGAACGAGATCATCCCGATGACTGCCGCACCGCCTGCGATGACGGTGAGCCGACGAGTCAACTGCCCTGACTTCATGATGCGTGTCCTCACTGTCCCCCGGGTTGTTACAGAGCTGGCCTTCGGTGAATCACTGTGGATTCCCACTACCTGCAACGCAATCGTGGCCCAGCCCCATCCCGAAGCGGGTTCTGGTGAACCGAACTCTAACCGAAGGTCAGCGCGGTCGCAGGTCCATTGTTTCCGGCCCTGATGCCCCGGACCGGGCGGCGCCGGGCGCAGCTTGACGCTGTCGGGGGGTGGGTGTTTACTCGAGCAATCGAACATATATTCGAAAATGCTGGTGTACGGATGGTGCGGGAGGTGTTGTTGTGACTGCTGCGGCGGAGCTTGATTTACGCCTGCTTACCCGCTCTGAACAGGTGGAACATCTCCGGCGCAAGATCGCGTCGGTGTCGGGGAAGGTCGGCCAGGCGCATCGCGGGGCCCCCCGTGCAGCGGCGGTGGTGCCGGCTCCGGAATATTTGCTGACGCCCGCTGAAACCCTGGTTGAGGCGTTGCCCGAGGGCCTGCCGACGACGCTGCCGCGGGGGTCCGTCGCGGTGGCTTCCGGCGCCCGGTCGCTGTCGCTGGGTATGGTGGCGGCGGTCACGGCCGCGGGCGGGCATGCGGTGATCATCGGCCAGCCCGATGTGGGCCTGCTGGCCGCGGTGGAGATGGGTGCCGATCTGAGCCGGCTCGCGGTGATCCCCGACCCGGGGGCCGATCCCGTCGAGGTGGCCGCGGTGCTGATGGACGGGATGGATCTGGTGGTGCTCGGGTTGGGCGGGCGTTCGGTGCCGCCGAGCCGGGCCCGGGTGATGGTGGCGCGGGCCAGGCAGAAAGGCTGCACCCTTTTGGTCACCGACGGTGACTGGCAGGGTGCCTCGGCCCGGCTGGAGGCCCGGGTATCGGGCTATGAGGTGGCAGGCGCCGGGCAGGACACCCCGACGCCCGGGCGCGGCCGGATCAGCCGGGTCCGGCTGGCCATGCGCGCCCGGGGCCGGGCGCTCGGATCATCTTGTGCGGCAGGCGGTTAGCACGTGCCCGCCGAATCCAGGGTGCTGGCTCTCTGGTGTATGGACTGGCCGGCGGTGGCCGCGGCGACGGCCGCAGGTCTGACATCGACGGTGCCGGTTGCGGTCACCCTGGCCAACCGGGTGATCGCCTGCTCGGCCTCGGCGCGTGCGGCCGGTGTCCGGCGCGGCCTGCGCCGGCGCGAGGCGCAGGCCCGGTGCCCGCAACTGCATGTCGTCACCGCCGACCCGGCCAGGGACGCCCGGCATTTCGAGAACGTGACACTGGCCGTGGATGATCTGGTGCCGCGCGCCGAGGTGCTGCGGCCGGGCCTGCTGGTGCTCTCGGTGCGCGGCGCGGCCCGCTACTTCGGGTCCGAACCTGCTGCGGCCGAAAGATTGGTCGACGCCGTCGCCGCGGCGGGGGCGGAATGCCAGGTCGGTATCGCCGATCAGCTCTCCACCGCGGTCTTCGCCGCTCGGGCGGGTTGCATCGTCGAACCCGGAAACGATGCGCCGTTCCTGTCGGGGTTGTCGATCCGGCAGTTGGCCACCGAACCAGCGCTGGCCGCTCCCGGACGGGAGGACCTGGCGGACCTGTTGTGGCGGATGGGGATCCGGACCCTGGGGCAGTTCGCGGAGCTGTCCCGCACCGATGTCGCGTCCAGGTTCGGGACCGACGCGGTGTCGGCGCACCGGTTCGCTTGCGGGGAGCCGGACCGGGGCCCCTCCGGGCGGGATCCGGTCGCCGAACTCGATGCGGTGATGAACTGTGACCCACCGATCGAGCGGGTGGATGCCGCGGCCTTCGCGGGGCGGTCACTGGCCAGTGACCTGCATCGGTATCTGGAAGGTGCCGGGGTGGGCTGTACCCGGTTGGCCATCCACGCCGTCACCGCCAATGGTGAAGAGCTGGAACGGGTCTGGCGATGTGCTGAACCGTTGACCGAGGATGCCACCGCCGATCGGGTGCGTTGGCAGCTGGACGGCTGGCTGAACCGCCGCACCTCCGAACGGCCCACCGCACCGGTGACGACGCTGCGCCTACGGCCGGTGGAGGTGGTCTCGGCGGCGGCGCTGCAGCTGCCGTTGTGGGGTGGCATCGGCGAGGAGGACCGGTTGCGGGCCCGGCGGGCGCTGCTGCGGGTTCAGGGCCTGCTCGGCCCGGAGGCGGTGCAGGTGCCGGTGCTCAGTGGTGGGCGTGGGCCGGCCGAGCGCATCACTTTCACGCCACTGGGGGATGAGCCGGTGCCGCGGGCCGATCCGCGCCAACCCTGGCCGGGGCAACTGCCCGAGCCCTCACCGACCGTCCTCCTCGACGACCCGGTGGAACTGCTTGATGCGCAGGGAAATCCGGTCCGGGTCACCAGCCGTGGGTTGTTCTCCACCGATCCCGCACGGCTGGCCGGTGCGGGCCGGCGGGACGGCAGGCTGCGGTGGTGGGCGGGGCCGTGGCCGGTCGACGAGCGCTGGTGGGATCCGGAGAACCGGGGCGCCGGGCGCACCGCACGGGTCCAGGTACTGCTGGGGGATGGGGGCAGGGACGACGACGATCTGGCTCTGCTGCTGTGTTATCGGCAGCGCCGGTGGTATCTGGAGGGCGCCTATGAATGATGCCATCTGAACAGCGCCGCCGAACGTGAAGAAGATGACGAGATTTCGCCGGATCTCGCCAACTTGTTCACGTTGGGCTTGGTGGCCTTGGCCAGGCGAGGATCAGCCCAGCCGAGATCAACCCAGGCGTTGCGCGAAAGCTCCGACGCGGCTGATGAACCGGTCGAAGAACGCCACCGGGTCGACCTCCGTGCCGATGAGGGCATTGGGCGGCCGGCCCCAGTGCCCGCGCCAGTCCGCCACCGTCATGCCGCGGGTCAGGGTTCCGCTCAGCTCGACATCGACCGTGGTTTCCCGGTAGCTCACCAGCTCGGGGTCGAGTGCCACCGCGGCGGCCAGAGGGTCGTGCAGGTGGGCCAAATACCCGTCGTCGGTGTCGAAGTGGAACTCGAAGTAGAACCGCATGGCGTCTTCGAGCACGCGGACCAACGGGTTGTCCGCCGTCGACCGGGTGCCCCGCTCGTCGAGCACGCTCATCGGCGCCGACGGTGAACCGGCCGCGGCCGCGAGCCGGTTCAGCAGCGCAGGCGTCATCGCGACGTTCTCGGTGAGGTTGAGGCCCAGCACGATTGGCACATGTGTCGCCTCGTCCAGCCCCCAGGCGGCGTTCCAGCCGCCGAACACCTCGGCGGCGGACTCTGGGTCCACACTGACGTTCCACTCCGACACCGGCGTGGTGTTGCCGCGGTAGTCGAATGCCCCACCCATGATCACCAGGCGGCGCAGCAGCTTGGGCAGGGTGGGCTCGGCGCGCATGGCCAGCGCCAGGTTGGTCAGCGGGCCGACGGCCAGTCCGATCAATTCCCCCGGGTGCGCGCGGGCAGCCCGCACCCAGGCTTCGGCGGCGTCATGCGCGGTGAGCAGCCGGTCGGTCTCCGGTAGCTGCGCGTATCCCAACCCCTGCGGTCCGTGGGTGTCCTCGGCGGTGCGAAGCGGTGCACACAACGGTTGCTCGGCTCCCTTGGACACCGGGATCCCGGTCACCCCACACAGTTCCAACAGTCCCAGGTTGTTGGCGCAAACCTGTTGCACCGGAACATTTCCCGCAGTCGAGGCGATGCCGACCAACTCGGCTTCGGGGCTGGCCAGCAGATATGCCAATGCCATGGCGTCGTCGACTCCGGTATCCACGTCGGCGAATACAGGCATCATCGATTCGCCGCTCGGCGACGGTGGCGTCACCCGGCCAACCTTAAGGGCGGGTGGGCTCACTGCTCAACAAAACGCAGGCCGACCAGGCCCACCACGATCAGTGCGATGAACGTCATCCGCAGCGGTGTCAGCGCATCGCTGAACAGCACCAC
The genomic region above belongs to Mycolicibacterium sp. HK-90 and contains:
- a CDS encoding nucleoside hydrolase, giving the protein MPVFADVDTGVDDAMALAYLLASPEAELVGIASTAGNVPVQQVCANNLGLLELCGVTGIPVSKGAEQPLCAPLRTAEDTHGPQGLGYAQLPETDRLLTAHDAAEAWVRAARAHPGELIGLAVGPLTNLALAMRAEPTLPKLLRRLVIMGGAFDYRGNTTPVSEWNVSVDPESAAEVFGGWNAAWGLDEATHVPIVLGLNLTENVAMTPALLNRLAAAAGSPSAPMSVLDERGTRSTADNPLVRVLEDAMRFYFEFHFDTDDGYLAHLHDPLAAAVALDPELVSYRETTVDVELSGTLTRGMTVADWRGHWGRPPNALIGTEVDPVAFFDRFISRVGAFAQRLG
- a CDS encoding zinc ribbon domain-containing protein, whose translation is MTETPRNDEDVPTTECRVCKIDVPDGKYCGYCGVHLDKEQGDGPEWLRLDASCVAPEEHLLRPSITTSLFPHLSQRSRTPFRIAMLMLLAGLVACALLRLPAALIAVAALGLPLLFVIYLQESDAFRDLPATTLVLTAVLGIGLGVGWVLLTGTMMARSYGVPLGSGISGFRILRHGLGIPLGGLVLMLVPAVAIRLFRPPTRESLDGFMIGALGATAFTAAATLTRLAPQLSAGMVARNRPMSGLLVEAGIRGVAVPLTAAAVGGLIGAALWFTRPATKADKHVGYVRLALFSFAFAVLAVYAALGLIDIARVPQWLQLGIHLTIALVAVLLLRIGLHLALLHEAQDEFASDKPILCPRCGNVVPDMAFCAVCGAATHASSRSSRSERREHRPVRDPGSDVE
- a CDS encoding S53 family peptidase, whose protein sequence is MAGVLVLASDLRDAPVPDTSATIDGPYASLLGASTDLGPAHRGPVQLTMTLRPAPEPSARPDTLMHWAHARDLSVRWRPGQSWAIVEGAPENVAEAFDVSIHDYRGRQGQVFYASPHQPKVPGPLKNQVAELGRILGYTPHKMSRPSFFPLDVPDQGLTPAALLSTYNAAGLAARGYTGKGTTIVIFSFDGYDQADLDSFTTLWNLPPLKPVLIGGQPGEPRGETTMDLEVAHAIAPDARKVVINARPTVEGDGAYEKIGQMLESADRQFPGAVWSFSIGWGCDKLLTAADLAPVRSALANAHTRGTTAFNASGDLAGLECKGGQNWSSPPGPDDIGLDSVASLPEMTDVGGTTLSTTSDGRWLGEQTWFDVPLSLGTGGGVSALFDRPEWQRAVSSPDASDDAAGRRLTPDVAAVADPFTGVRIVFNQKNLVGGGTSQSAPIWAGLTAVMNQYLIDNGGRLIGDLNPQLYRIAQGAQFPAFRDVTLGGNAVADAGPGYDMATGLGTPDVENLVRNLLVLQKTGR
- a CDS encoding DNA polymerase Y family protein; amino-acid sequence: MDWPAVAAATAAGLTSTVPVAVTLANRVIACSASARAAGVRRGLRRREAQARCPQLHVVTADPARDARHFENVTLAVDDLVPRAEVLRPGLLVLSVRGAARYFGSEPAAAERLVDAVAAAGAECQVGIADQLSTAVFAARAGCIVEPGNDAPFLSGLSIRQLATEPALAAPGREDLADLLWRMGIRTLGQFAELSRTDVASRFGTDAVSAHRFACGEPDRGPSGRDPVAELDAVMNCDPPIERVDAAAFAGRSLASDLHRYLEGAGVGCTRLAIHAVTANGEELERVWRCAEPLTEDATADRVRWQLDGWLNRRTSERPTAPVTTLRLRPVEVVSAAALQLPLWGGIGEEDRLRARRALLRVQGLLGPEAVQVPVLSGGRGPAERITFTPLGDEPVPRADPRQPWPGQLPEPSPTVLLDDPVELLDAQGNPVRVTSRGLFSTDPARLAGAGRRDGRLRWWAGPWPVDERWWDPENRGAGRTARVQVLLGDGGRDDDDLALLLCYRQRRWYLEGAYE